Proteins from one Vulgatibacter sp. genomic window:
- the galT gene encoding galactose-1-phosphate uridylyltransferase, with amino-acid sequence MSELRKDPITGRWVIVASERGVRPSDFHTITTVQSGGYCPFCPGNEAATPREILSWRSHGTGRDEPGWSVRVVPNKFPALHVEGSLDREGEGLYDRMNGIGAHEVIIETPRHEATLAQLSVREIEEVFWAYRERIVDLKRDRRFEYILVFKNHGPAAGATLEHEHSQLIALPIVPREPRAEIEGAARYHAFRERCVFCDVIRQDRKDGSRIVFENDRFVALCPYASRTPFQTWILPKVHRSHFETIKREELASLAEALRLVLRKIDKALEHPSYNLMLQTSPLHFESSPSYHWRLEIAPSLTRIGGFEWGSGFFINPTPPEEAASFLRKLEL; translated from the coding sequence TTGTCGGAGCTGCGCAAGGACCCGATCACCGGGCGCTGGGTGATCGTGGCGAGTGAGCGGGGCGTGCGCCCCAGCGACTTCCACACCATCACCACCGTGCAGAGCGGCGGCTATTGCCCCTTCTGCCCCGGCAACGAGGCGGCGACGCCCCGCGAGATCCTCTCCTGGCGGAGCCACGGCACCGGCCGCGACGAGCCGGGCTGGTCGGTGCGCGTCGTCCCCAACAAATTTCCCGCGCTGCACGTGGAGGGAAGCCTCGACCGCGAGGGCGAGGGGCTCTACGACAGGATGAACGGCATCGGCGCCCACGAGGTGATCATCGAGACGCCGCGCCACGAGGCGACGCTGGCGCAGCTCTCGGTGCGGGAGATCGAGGAGGTCTTCTGGGCCTACCGCGAGCGGATCGTCGACCTCAAGCGCGACCGGCGCTTCGAGTACATCCTCGTCTTCAAGAACCACGGGCCCGCTGCCGGCGCGACGCTCGAGCACGAGCACAGCCAGCTCATCGCGCTGCCGATCGTGCCGCGGGAGCCGCGGGCGGAGATCGAGGGCGCTGCCCGCTACCACGCCTTCCGCGAGCGCTGCGTCTTCTGCGACGTCATTCGGCAGGACCGCAAGGACGGTAGCCGCATCGTCTTCGAGAACGACCGCTTCGTCGCGCTCTGCCCGTATGCGTCGCGCACGCCCTTCCAGACCTGGATCCTGCCCAAGGTCCACCGCTCGCATTTCGAGACGATCAAGCGCGAGGAGCTCGCCTCTCTCGCCGAGGCGCTCCGGCTCGTCCTCCGCAAGATCGACAAGGCCCTCGAGCATCCCTCGTACAACCTGATGCTGCAGACGAGCCCGCTCCATTTCGAGAGCTCGCCCAGCTACCACTGGCGGCTGGAGATCGCCCCCTCGCTCACGCGCATCGGCGGCTTCGAGTGGGGCTCCGGCTTCTTCATCAATCCCACGCCGCCGGAAGAGGCGGCCTCGTTTCTGCGCAAGCTCGAGCTGTAG
- a CDS encoding diguanylate cyclase produces the protein MASLKTQVTRVGPGLTLPEGEGESCLVIIYGPGLGRRIPLLAAETVLGRDPSCNLVVELENVSRRHCVVRCRDAGVTIQDLASTNGTWVNEQEVRRPEERQLRSGDLIKVGGCILKFLQAGNVEALYHEEIYRTIVVDGLTQVHTKRYFLEFLDREMARCSRYGRPLSLLMFDVDNFKQVNDELGHLTGDYVLRELALLVKNRMIRKEELVARYGGEEFAVVLPESGPQKVRIFAEKLRALVADHRFLFETRRIPITVSVGVADMNSEIVDPVAFIKAADMNLLAAKRAGRNCVVG, from the coding sequence ATGGCGTCGCTGAAAACGCAGGTCACCAGGGTGGGACCGGGGCTCACGCTGCCGGAAGGCGAGGGCGAGAGCTGCCTGGTGATCATCTACGGGCCGGGGCTGGGGCGGCGGATCCCGCTGCTCGCGGCGGAGACCGTGCTTGGCCGCGATCCTTCCTGCAACCTGGTGGTCGAGCTCGAGAACGTCTCGCGCCGCCATTGCGTGGTGCGCTGCCGCGACGCCGGCGTGACCATCCAGGATCTCGCCTCCACCAACGGGACCTGGGTCAACGAGCAGGAGGTCCGCCGCCCCGAGGAGCGGCAGCTCCGCTCCGGCGATCTGATCAAGGTGGGCGGCTGCATCCTCAAATTCCTGCAGGCCGGCAACGTCGAGGCGCTCTACCACGAGGAGATCTACCGGACGATCGTCGTGGACGGCCTCACCCAGGTCCACACCAAGCGCTACTTCCTCGAATTCCTCGACCGGGAGATGGCGCGCTGCTCCCGCTACGGCAGACCGCTCTCGCTGCTCATGTTCGACGTGGACAACTTCAAGCAGGTCAACGACGAGCTGGGCCACCTCACCGGCGACTACGTGCTCCGCGAGCTCGCCTTGCTGGTGAAGAACCGGATGATCCGCAAGGAGGAGCTCGTCGCCCGCTACGGCGGCGAGGAGTTCGCGGTGGTGCTTCCCGAGAGCGGGCCGCAGAAGGTGCGGATCTTCGCCGAGAAGCTTCGCGCCCTGGTGGCGGACCACCGCTTCCTCTTCGAGACCCGCCGGATCCCGATCACGGTCTCGGTCGGCGTCGCCGACATGAACTCGGAGATCGTCGACCCGGTCGCCTTCATCAAGGCTGCCGACATGAACCTCCTCGCCGCCAAGCGCGCCGGCCGCAACTGCGTGGTCGGGTAG
- a CDS encoding glycoside hydrolase produces the protein MSRIELAFLWHMHQPPYRDPESGAYILPWVRLHATRAYLDMAAIHERFPGVRSTVNFVPSLLAQLEDYAAGTARDRFLDLTARSAADLVDAERVFLLRNFFMVSWEQGVRPLPRYWEILHKRGTDLSRVDLDRVARSFTVGEIRDLQVLFNLAWMGFAARESNDTVKALVRKGRDFTEEEKHALLEAQRQIVGSIIPTWKKLQEQGSVELTATPYYHPILPLLCDTDAAQIALPHHPMPPRMRATDDAREQVARGLEKFEQVFGKRPEGMWPAEGSVSPEALEVFATEGVKWVATDEEVLFRSLPAGTDRRRALYRPWSARAGDGEIAMVFRDHGLSDLLGFTYARSPARDAVNDFLGHLGRIAHGAPWEGGEPPLCSVILDGENPWEHYPQSGHLFLTELFSRLEKEEGGVRTTTIGARVARGVPPGRIEKIWSGSWIEASYRIWIGHEEDVTAWTLVGEARKALETAATEGVEAERIAAAREHLLAAEASDWYWWYGEDFVTESASEFDGLFRGHIQAVFRILGLPPPPRVLQPIAAGVRPSAAEATPAKEPTGFIHPTIDGEAESWREWLGAGLFRAEQARGGAMHQNVGTFGALYYGFDAEHLYLRLDPVEEGADFTERLDGLRISLQREDEVIELRAELKDEDIRLHHGHGGAIGGGRMRVIVELAIPFAAVGLHAGQRAGVSVRGMRGEVEAERIPSQGWLSFDVPDEHFERVHWKV, from the coding sequence ATGTCTCGGATCGAACTCGCCTTTCTCTGGCACATGCACCAGCCGCCCTACCGCGATCCGGAGAGCGGTGCGTACATCCTGCCGTGGGTGCGGCTCCACGCCACCCGCGCCTATCTGGACATGGCGGCGATCCACGAGCGCTTTCCCGGCGTGCGGAGCACCGTCAACTTCGTCCCCAGCCTGCTCGCGCAGCTCGAGGACTACGCCGCCGGCACGGCGCGGGATCGCTTCCTCGACCTCACCGCCCGTTCCGCGGCCGATCTGGTCGACGCCGAGCGTGTCTTCCTGCTCCGGAATTTCTTCATGGTGAGCTGGGAGCAGGGCGTGCGCCCGCTCCCCCGCTACTGGGAGATCCTCCACAAGCGTGGCACCGATCTCTCGCGCGTCGACCTCGACCGCGTCGCCCGCTCGTTCACGGTGGGCGAGATCCGCGACCTCCAGGTGCTCTTCAACCTGGCGTGGATGGGCTTCGCCGCCCGCGAGAGCAACGACACGGTGAAGGCGCTCGTGCGCAAGGGCCGGGATTTCACCGAGGAGGAGAAGCACGCGCTCCTCGAGGCGCAGCGCCAGATCGTGGGCTCGATCATCCCCACCTGGAAGAAGCTGCAGGAGCAGGGGAGCGTCGAGCTCACCGCCACGCCCTACTACCACCCGATCCTGCCGCTGCTCTGCGACACCGATGCGGCGCAGATCGCGCTGCCGCACCACCCGATGCCGCCGCGGATGCGCGCCACCGACGACGCCCGGGAGCAGGTGGCCCGCGGCCTCGAGAAATTCGAGCAGGTCTTCGGCAAGCGTCCCGAGGGCATGTGGCCCGCGGAGGGTTCGGTCTCGCCGGAGGCCCTCGAGGTCTTCGCCACCGAGGGCGTGAAGTGGGTGGCCACCGACGAGGAGGTGCTCTTCCGCTCCCTGCCAGCGGGGACGGATCGCCGCCGCGCGCTCTACCGCCCGTGGTCGGCGCGGGCAGGTGACGGCGAGATCGCCATGGTCTTCCGGGATCACGGCCTCTCCGACCTCCTCGGCTTCACCTACGCGCGCAGCCCCGCCCGCGACGCGGTCAACGACTTCCTCGGCCACCTCGGCCGCATCGCCCACGGTGCGCCGTGGGAGGGGGGCGAGCCGCCGCTCTGCTCGGTGATCCTCGACGGCGAGAATCCCTGGGAGCACTACCCGCAGTCGGGCCACCTCTTCCTGACGGAGCTCTTCTCCCGGCTCGAGAAGGAGGAGGGCGGGGTGCGGACCACGACCATCGGCGCCCGGGTCGCCAGGGGCGTGCCGCCCGGGCGGATCGAGAAGATCTGGTCGGGCTCCTGGATCGAGGCGAGCTACCGGATCTGGATCGGCCACGAGGAGGACGTCACCGCCTGGACCCTGGTCGGCGAGGCGCGCAAGGCGCTGGAGACCGCTGCGACCGAAGGGGTCGAGGCCGAGCGGATCGCCGCTGCCCGGGAGCACCTCCTCGCTGCAGAGGCTTCCGATTGGTATTGGTGGTACGGCGAGGATTTCGTCACCGAGAGCGCCTCGGAATTCGACGGACTCTTCCGTGGCCACATCCAGGCGGTCTTCCGGATCCTCGGCCTGCCGCCGCCGCCGCGGGTGCTGCAGCCGATCGCCGCGGGCGTCCGGCCGAGCGCAGCGGAGGCCACGCCGGCGAAGGAGCCGACCGGCTTCATCCATCCCACCATCGACGGCGAAGCCGAGAGCTGGCGCGAATGGCTCGGCGCCGGCCTCTTCCGGGCGGAGCAGGCCCGCGGCGGCGCGATGCACCAGAACGTCGGCACCTTCGGCGCGCTCTACTACGGCTTCGACGCCGAACACCTCTACCTGCGGCTCGACCCGGTGGAGGAGGGCGCCGATTTCACCGAACGGCTCGACGGCCTGCGCATCAGCCTGCAGCGCGAGGACGAGGTGATCGAGCTGCGGGCCGAGCTGAAGGATGAAGACATCCGCCTACACCATGGCCATGGGGGTGCGATTGGAGGCGGACGGATGCGTGTTATCGTCGAACTCGCGATTCCCTTTGCAGCGGTGGGGCTGCACGCGGGACAGCGCGCGGGCGTCTCCGTTCGAGGAATGCGCGGCGAGGTCGAGGCGGAGCGGATCCCGTCGCAGGGATGGCTCTCTTTCGACGTTCCCGACGAGCATTTCGAGCGGGTCCACTGGAAGGTGTAG
- the glgC gene encoding glucose-1-phosphate adenylyltransferase, translated as MSRTLALILAGGEGRRLDPLTRDRAKPAVPFGGRYRIIDFVLSNFANSGFLKMKVLTQYKSESLNTHITRGWRLSSQLGNYVETVPAQMRTGPEWFKGSADAVYQNLNLVTDEEPDFVFVFGADNVYRMDVRQMLQFHREMGADCTVAAIPMPVEDAPQFGVIEVDRSGRMIGFQEKPSVETAKTMPNDKTKILASMGNYIFTTDSLVREIVRDAGRESAHDFGKSIIAEMYQHSRVFVYDFAQNSVPGQGPKERGYWRDVGLIDTYYQSNMDLVDVDPVFNLYNNRWPIYTFQHNQPPAKFVFADREHDRVGTATDSLISEGCVISGGSVHRCVLSPQVRINSYSHIEDSIVFERVNVGRNCRIRRAIIDKGVDVPPGTTIGYDAEADKRRFTVTESGIVVIPKGMMIEPQ; from the coding sequence ATGTCGAGAACGCTTGCCTTGATCCTGGCCGGTGGCGAAGGGCGCCGCCTCGATCCACTCACCAGGGACCGGGCCAAGCCCGCCGTGCCGTTCGGCGGCCGCTACCGCATCATCGATTTCGTCCTCTCGAATTTCGCGAACTCGGGCTTTCTCAAGATGAAGGTCCTGACGCAGTACAAATCCGAGTCGCTCAATACACACATCACCAGGGGCTGGCGGCTCTCCTCGCAGCTCGGCAATTACGTGGAGACGGTGCCGGCGCAGATGCGGACCGGCCCCGAGTGGTTCAAGGGCTCCGCCGACGCGGTCTACCAGAACCTCAACCTCGTCACCGACGAGGAGCCGGACTTCGTCTTCGTCTTCGGCGCGGACAACGTCTACCGGATGGACGTGCGGCAGATGCTCCAATTCCACCGGGAGATGGGCGCCGACTGCACCGTCGCCGCGATCCCGATGCCGGTGGAGGACGCCCCGCAGTTCGGCGTGATCGAGGTCGATCGCAGCGGCCGGATGATCGGCTTCCAGGAGAAGCCCAGCGTCGAGACCGCGAAGACCATGCCCAACGACAAGACGAAGATCCTCGCGTCGATGGGCAACTACATCTTCACCACCGATTCGCTGGTCCGCGAGATCGTCCGCGACGCAGGCCGCGAATCGGCCCACGACTTCGGCAAGTCGATCATCGCGGAGATGTACCAGCACTCCCGCGTCTTCGTTTACGACTTCGCCCAGAACTCGGTGCCGGGGCAGGGGCCGAAGGAGCGCGGTTATTGGCGGGACGTGGGGCTCATCGACACCTACTACCAGTCGAACATGGACCTGGTGGACGTCGATCCGGTCTTCAACCTCTACAACAACCGCTGGCCCATCTACACGTTCCAGCACAACCAGCCCCCGGCGAAGTTCGTCTTCGCCGACCGCGAGCACGACCGCGTCGGCACCGCCACCGACTCGCTCATCTCCGAGGGCTGCGTCATCTCCGGTGGCAGCGTCCACCGCTGCGTGCTCTCGCCGCAGGTGCGGATCAACTCCTACTCGCACATCGAGGACTCGATCGTCTTCGAGCGGGTCAACGTCGGCCGCAACTGCCGCATCCGCCGGGCGATCATCGACAAGGGGGTCGACGTGCCGCCGGGCACCACGATCGGCTACGACGCGGAGGCGGACAAGCGCCGCTTCACCGTCACCGAGAGCGGCATCGTGGTGATCCCGAAGGGCATGATGATCGAGCCCCAGTAG